A genomic window from Methanovulcanius yangii includes:
- a CDS encoding ABC1 kinase family protein, producing the protein MVTRFRRYGQIADILIKYGFGIALEQMYPGTTTRRRPFRRKKEPEIYLSEYERVRLALEELGPTFIKFGQMVSTRREMLPPELIEELQALTDRVKPVPFDEVRGTIEEYCGPIEKTFAYFEEVPTASASLSQVHRAMLRDGTVVAVKVQRPGIEDIIEVDLKILASLAERVEKNFPEYKIYNPSGVVREFSVQIQKELDFVNDGKNADRLREIVTEVPAVRVPRIHWEYSGPRLLVMEYIRGVRVDDVDAIRILGFDTKKIANRGIKSYIKQILKYGFFHADPHGGNLLVDMKGDLVFLDFGAFAILRPERREALVALLMGFLDNDVDEIIASFRDLGVDLDDRILDSFKDETYTILREYSGYDIRQFDLGGLMKQVPGLLNRYRLVVPMSLMQALKVIIMVLDTGKKLDPHFHFSEEVGPYVAEIERESFFSRSTLKRFTKDTFDVIDDFISLPHVINRALMKATDGSVKIEVVGTDIARLANSIDRASNNLLIGLITAAIVIGSSLMLFLSDEKGSIPYNAALFGYIIAVIIGLVSIYRVWRLKS; encoded by the coding sequence ATGGTAACCCGGTTCAGGCGATATGGACAGATCGCCGACATCCTCATCAAGTATGGCTTTGGCATTGCCCTGGAACAGATGTATCCCGGCACAACAACCCGGCGGCGTCCGTTCAGGAGGAAGAAAGAGCCGGAGATATACCTGAGCGAGTATGAACGGGTGCGCCTTGCCCTTGAGGAACTGGGGCCGACATTCATCAAATTCGGGCAGATGGTAAGCACCCGAAGGGAGATGCTCCCCCCGGAGCTCATTGAGGAGCTGCAGGCCCTTACTGACAGGGTAAAACCTGTCCCCTTCGATGAGGTTCGGGGAACCATAGAAGAATACTGCGGCCCGATCGAGAAGACGTTCGCATATTTTGAAGAGGTGCCGACCGCATCGGCTTCGCTCTCACAGGTCCACCGGGCAATGCTCAGGGACGGGACAGTGGTGGCGGTCAAGGTCCAGCGTCCGGGCATAGAAGACATCATAGAGGTGGACCTGAAGATCCTCGCCTCCCTTGCCGAACGGGTCGAGAAGAATTTTCCCGAGTATAAAATCTATAATCCGAGCGGGGTCGTCAGGGAATTCTCGGTCCAGATCCAAAAGGAGCTGGATTTTGTCAACGACGGAAAGAATGCCGACCGTCTGCGGGAGATCGTCACCGAAGTTCCTGCTGTGCGGGTGCCGCGTATTCACTGGGAGTATTCGGGGCCACGACTCCTCGTCATGGAATATATCCGGGGAGTCCGGGTCGATGACGTGGACGCGATACGGATCCTCGGGTTCGACACCAAGAAGATCGCCAATCGCGGCATCAAATCCTATATCAAGCAGATCCTCAAATACGGGTTCTTCCACGCAGACCCACACGGGGGCAACCTCCTCGTGGATATGAAGGGGGACCTCGTCTTTCTGGATTTCGGGGCGTTTGCAATTCTCCGGCCCGAGCGGAGGGAGGCCCTTGTTGCCCTCCTGATGGGATTTCTCGACAACGATGTGGATGAGATCATCGCATCGTTCCGCGACCTTGGGGTGGATCTCGATGATCGCATCCTCGATTCCTTCAAGGACGAGACCTACACGATCCTCAGGGAGTATTCCGGGTACGACATCCGGCAGTTTGATCTGGGGGGGCTCATGAAGCAGGTGCCGGGCCTTCTGAACCGGTATCGGCTGGTGGTTCCCATGAGCCTGATGCAGGCCCTCAAGGTCATCATCATGGTACTTGATACCGGGAAAAAGCTGGACCCGCACTTCCATTTCTCCGAGGAGGTCGGCCCCTATGTGGCGGAGATCGAACGGGAGAGTTTCTTCTCCCGGAGCACCCTGAAACGCTTTACCAAGGATACGTTCGATGTTATCGACGACTTCATCTCCCTGCCGCATGTGATCAACCGGGCGCTCATGAAGGCAACCGATGGTAGTGTGAAAATTGAAGTCGTCGGAACGGACATTGCCCGCCTCGCAAACTCCATCGACCGCGCCTCGAACAATCTCCTGATTGGCCTCATCACCGCAGCCATCGTCATCGGGTCGTCGCTGATGCTCTTTCTCTCCGATGAAAAGGGCAGTATCCCGTATAACGCGGCCCTCTTTGGGTACATCATCGCGGTCATCATCGGGCTCGTCTCCATCTACCGGGTCTGGAGGCTGAAGAGCTGA
- the serA gene encoding phosphoglycerate dehydrogenase, with amino-acid sequence MTFKVLVSDALADEGVDILREYCDVDVKTGLPEEELVGIIGEYDGLLVRSGTQVTPAVIEAADRLKFIGRAGAGVDNINLEAATKRGIIVANAPSGNTLAACEHTLAMMMSLARNIPQATASVKAGEWKRSKFMGVELNEKTLGIVGFGRIGQELAQRANALRMRCIAYDPYINADRAKQLGVEVCTLAELFPQADFITVHTPLVKETRHMINKDTLATMKDGVRIINCARGGIIDEDALYDAIVAGKVAGAALDVFEEEPPKDAKIVTLEQVITTPHLGASTVEAQQNVAVSVAKQCIEVLEGGSAKFVVNVPMVPPDQKERIEPYAKLAEKMGKLLMQLIEGRISTIEIEYGGKAAEFGQSTKYITRVALKGLLDQILQGGVNIVNAEFEATSRGIKVSESITEESKGFTNIMTIRVTTDTMSESVSGNVSSADKLRIVAIGEYMTDMTPGGDVVISRHQDVPGVIGQFATIIGRHGVNIAGMQVGRNQPGQQAIMVLNVDAPVPQEAMDEILTIEGVFTAKYASI; translated from the coding sequence GTGACTTTCAAAGTTCTTGTCAGTGATGCACTGGCAGATGAAGGAGTAGATATCCTCCGGGAATACTGTGACGTAGATGTAAAGACCGGTCTTCCCGAAGAGGAACTGGTCGGCATCATCGGCGAATATGACGGCCTTTTGGTCAGAAGCGGGACCCAGGTGACGCCTGCGGTCATAGAAGCGGCGGACAGACTCAAGTTCATCGGCCGTGCGGGTGCAGGGGTCGACAATATCAACCTCGAGGCGGCAACGAAGCGCGGCATCATCGTTGCAAACGCCCCCTCGGGAAACACCCTCGCAGCATGTGAACACACCCTTGCAATGATGATGTCCCTTGCCCGCAACATCCCGCAGGCGACGGCATCCGTCAAGGCGGGGGAATGGAAACGGTCGAAGTTCATGGGTGTCGAACTCAATGAGAAGACCCTCGGTATCGTCGGATTTGGCAGGATCGGGCAGGAACTCGCCCAGCGTGCGAATGCCCTCAGGATGCGCTGCATCGCCTACGACCCGTATATCAATGCCGACCGCGCAAAACAGCTCGGCGTAGAGGTCTGCACCCTGGCCGAACTGTTTCCGCAGGCGGATTTCATCACCGTCCACACGCCGCTCGTCAAGGAGACACGCCACATGATCAACAAGGACACCCTTGCAACCATGAAGGACGGCGTGCGGATCATCAACTGTGCCCGTGGCGGCATCATCGATGAAGATGCACTCTATGACGCAATCGTGGCCGGCAAGGTTGCAGGCGCCGCTCTCGATGTCTTCGAGGAGGAACCTCCCAAAGATGCGAAGATCGTCACTCTCGAGCAGGTCATCACCACGCCGCATCTCGGGGCAAGCACGGTCGAGGCCCAGCAGAATGTGGCGGTCTCGGTGGCAAAACAGTGCATCGAGGTTCTGGAAGGCGGCTCTGCAAAGTTCGTCGTCAATGTCCCCATGGTCCCCCCCGACCAGAAGGAGCGTATCGAACCCTATGCGAAACTTGCAGAGAAGATGGGCAAACTCCTGATGCAGCTGATCGAAGGCAGGATCTCAACCATCGAGATAGAATACGGCGGCAAGGCAGCCGAGTTCGGCCAGAGCACGAAATACATCACAAGGGTCGCCCTCAAGGGCCTGCTCGACCAGATCCTGCAGGGCGGCGTCAATATCGTCAATGCCGAGTTTGAGGCAACCTCCCGCGGCATCAAGGTCTCGGAATCCATTACGGAGGAGTCGAAGGGTTTCACGAATATCATGACCATCCGTGTCACGACGGACACCATGTCCGAGTCCGTTTCCGGCAACGTGTCCTCCGCCGACAAACTGCGCATCGTCGCCATCGGCGAGTACATGACCGATATGACACCCGGCGGCGATGTCGTCATCTCACGGCACCAGGATGTGCCGGGGGTCATCGGCCAGTTCGCGACCATCATCGGCCGACACGGCGTAAACATTGCCGGGATGCAGGTCGGCCGCAACCAGCCGGGACAGCAGGCCATCATGGTTCTCAATGTGGACGCCCCGGTACCTCAGGAAGCGATGGACGAGATCCTCACCATCGAGGGCGTCTTCACCGCAAAATACGCGAGCATCTAA
- the ppsA gene encoding phosphoenolpyruvate synthase → MTKMPDILWLAEIKKEDIPSVGGKGASLGEMTSVGLPVPGAFVVTAQAFRRFLEETNIDEAVFSLLQGLDVEDADLLESTATRVKEIVMKASMPMDLREKIISAYGSMGEGVIVAVRSSATAEDLPDASFAGQQETYLNIKGDANLLEAVQMCWASLYGARAIYYRAKQGFDDRSVDIAVVVQQLVKSEKAGVLFSSHPVTGEPTTIIEGSWGLGEAVVSGAVSPDNYVFDQRSKKVVDRYIATKNIEILPDGDHGTKEVPVPADRRDIPVLSDSEIADLARYGKIAEDHYGNPQDVEWSIVEGTIYILQSRPITTISQMHSKEAATVQENVSIILEGQGASPGIATGEVVIVDSVRDLAKVKEGDIMVAKMTNPDMVPGMRKVCAIITDEGGMTCHAAIVSRELGTPAVVGTRTATQTLKEGQVVTVDGEKGLVFEGRVSAPREEAPAPVGGFVAAPIITGTSIKVNVSLPEAAARAAATGADGVGLLRIEHLILGLNRTPGWFIAHNKEEEFVEELYRGIKTVLDAFPGKPVWVRTLDAPTDEFRNMEGGENEPDEHNPMLGWRGIRRDLQQTEQFRLQVEAFKRLWAEGYSNMGLMFPLVGHPREFIAARAMLAGWGVDVANTTLGVMIEIPSSALLIDDFIAAGINFASFGTNDLIQYTLAIDRNNQNVAGMYEPKHPAVLKLIEYAIGRCREGGVECSICGQAGSDPEMVEWLIRTGITSVSANIDAVPKIRETAARTEQRILLEMARK, encoded by the coding sequence ATGACCAAGATGCCAGATATTCTGTGGCTTGCAGAGATAAAAAAAGAGGACATTCCGTCGGTTGGGGGGAAAGGTGCCTCCCTCGGAGAAATGACCTCGGTCGGTCTGCCGGTCCCCGGTGCGTTCGTCGTCACCGCGCAGGCCTTCAGACGTTTCCTTGAGGAAACCAACATCGATGAAGCGGTTTTTTCCCTTCTGCAGGGGCTTGACGTTGAGGATGCCGACCTCCTTGAATCGACCGCGACACGGGTGAAGGAGATCGTCATGAAGGCGTCAATGCCGATGGACCTGCGCGAGAAGATCATTTCCGCCTACGGCTCCATGGGTGAGGGCGTCATCGTTGCGGTCCGGTCCAGTGCGACGGCCGAAGACCTCCCGGATGCAAGCTTTGCCGGCCAGCAGGAGACCTACCTCAATATCAAGGGGGATGCAAACCTCCTTGAGGCGGTCCAGATGTGCTGGGCGTCCCTCTATGGTGCACGGGCAATCTACTACCGCGCCAAGCAGGGCTTCGACGATCGGAGTGTCGATATTGCCGTCGTCGTGCAGCAGCTGGTCAAGTCAGAAAAGGCCGGTGTCCTGTTCTCCTCGCACCCCGTGACCGGGGAGCCGACCACGATTATCGAAGGGTCCTGGGGTTTGGGCGAGGCTGTTGTTTCGGGTGCCGTATCGCCAGACAATTATGTCTTTGATCAGCGTTCAAAGAAGGTCGTTGACCGGTACATTGCCACCAAAAATATCGAGATCCTCCCGGATGGCGACCATGGCACCAAGGAAGTGCCGGTTCCCGCCGATCGCCGTGACATCCCGGTCCTCTCCGACAGCGAGATTGCCGATCTTGCCCGGTACGGGAAGATCGCCGAGGATCACTATGGAAACCCGCAGGACGTCGAGTGGAGCATTGTGGAGGGCACCATCTACATTCTCCAGTCCCGTCCGATTACCACCATCTCACAAATGCATTCCAAGGAGGCTGCGACCGTGCAGGAAAATGTATCAATAATTCTGGAAGGACAGGGCGCCTCCCCGGGGATTGCCACCGGCGAAGTCGTCATCGTGGATTCGGTCAGGGATCTTGCGAAGGTGAAGGAAGGAGACATCATGGTTGCAAAGATGACCAACCCGGACATGGTCCCGGGTATGCGCAAGGTCTGCGCCATCATCACCGATGAAGGAGGCATGACCTGCCATGCGGCCATCGTCTCCCGTGAACTCGGAACGCCTGCCGTTGTCGGTACACGCACGGCGACCCAGACCCTCAAAGAGGGACAGGTCGTAACGGTCGATGGTGAAAAGGGACTGGTCTTCGAAGGGAGGGTCAGTGCCCCCCGGGAGGAGGCGCCCGCCCCTGTTGGAGGGTTTGTCGCGGCACCGATCATCACCGGCACCTCCATCAAGGTCAATGTCTCACTTCCCGAGGCCGCTGCACGTGCTGCGGCGACCGGTGCGGATGGTGTCGGGCTCCTGAGAATCGAGCACCTGATCCTTGGTCTCAACCGGACCCCCGGCTGGTTTATTGCACACAACAAGGAAGAGGAATTCGTAGAAGAACTCTACCGTGGGATTAAAACGGTCCTCGATGCATTCCCCGGAAAACCGGTCTGGGTCCGCACGCTTGATGCACCCACCGACGAGTTCCGGAACATGGAGGGTGGAGAGAACGAACCCGACGAGCACAACCCGATGCTCGGATGGCGCGGCATCCGGCGCGACCTCCAGCAGACCGAGCAGTTCCGCCTTCAGGTGGAGGCGTTCAAGCGTCTCTGGGCCGAAGGCTACTCGAACATGGGCCTCATGTTCCCGCTCGTCGGCCACCCGCGTGAGTTCATCGCCGCCCGTGCCATGCTCGCGGGATGGGGCGTCGATGTGGCAAACACCACCCTCGGCGTCATGATCGAGATTCCGTCCAGTGCTCTTCTCATCGACGACTTCATCGCGGCGGGCATCAACTTCGCCTCCTTCGGCACGAACGATCTCATCCAGTACACCCTTGCAATCGACCGCAACAACCAGAATGTTGCGGGCATGTACGAACCTAAACATCCGGCAGTACTCAAACTCATCGAGTATGCCATCGGCCGGTGCCGCGAAGGCGGCGTCGAGTGCTCCATCTGCGGGCAGGCAGGGTCCGACCCCGAGATGGTCGAATGGCTCATCCGTACCGGGATTACCAGCGTCTCCGCAAATATCGATGCGGTGCCGAAAATCCGTGAGACCGCTGCACGGACCGAGCAGCGGATACTCCTCGAGATGGCGAGAAAGTAA
- the hpt gene encoding hypoxanthine/guanine phosphoribosyltransferase, whose protein sequence is MFDKLVASLENCPIVRRGEYNYFIHPISDGVPVVEPGLLREVAVGMARVLDLENVDKIVVAEAMGIHIGVTLSLMTDIPLTIVRKRHYGLPGECALHQTTGYSKGELYMNGVAAGERVAVVDDVLLTGGTMVAMLEGLEKCGAHVQDVLVVIKRGNVDIGREYKALVEIEVDETGVNVINTYF, encoded by the coding sequence ATGTTTGACAAACTTGTTGCATCACTGGAGAACTGTCCGATTGTACGTCGCGGCGAATATAACTATTTCATTCACCCGATCAGCGACGGGGTGCCGGTCGTCGAACCGGGCCTCCTGCGGGAAGTGGCCGTCGGCATGGCGCGTGTTCTCGACCTCGAAAATGTCGACAAGATAGTGGTTGCCGAGGCGATGGGCATTCACATCGGGGTCACCCTCTCGTTGATGACCGACATCCCGCTCACCATCGTCCGAAAGCGGCACTACGGTCTGCCCGGGGAGTGTGCCCTTCACCAGACGACCGGCTATTCCAAGGGAGAGCTCTACATGAACGGTGTTGCCGCCGGCGAACGGGTGGCGGTCGTGGACGATGTGCTTTTGACCGGAGGGACGATGGTCGCCATGCTCGAAGGGCTTGAGAAGTGCGGGGCGCATGTGCAGGACGTGCTCGTCGTCATCAAGCGCGGAAACGTTGATATCGGCCGTGAGTACAAGGCACTGGTCGAGATCGAGGTCGATGAAACGGGCGTCAATGTCATCAATACTTACTTCTGA
- the mfnA gene encoding tyrosine decarboxylase MfnA: MRTAGCPEEKILSFLSSQKAKDRCYRKVLSSMCTLPHPLAVKVQEMFIESNLGDPGLFQGTAEIETLLTEELGSLLHLSGVCGYATSGGTESNIQALRIARKAKPVASPNVVVPESAHFSFEKACDLLGLEMRTVPSDGRYRMDVDAAERFIDDQTIALVGIAGTTEYGVVDPIERLAELALERQVHLHVDAAFGGLVLPFLEDAPVFDFRLDGVASISVDPHKMGMSTIPVGCLLTREESMLCALNVDTPYLTVKKEFTLAGTRPGGAVVGAWAVLQLLGRDGFTRIVRECMDRTRLLIDGMEGYGYPVVVEPEVNVAAFECPNTPEGWQVSRTRDGHMRIVCMPHVSTQAIENFLHDIGEMNV; encoded by the coding sequence ATGCGAACGGCGGGTTGTCCTGAAGAAAAGATCCTCTCTTTTCTCTCTTCTCAGAAAGCAAAAGACCGCTGCTACCGCAAGGTCCTCTCCTCAATGTGCACCCTTCCGCATCCGCTTGCAGTGAAGGTGCAGGAGATGTTTATTGAGTCGAACCTGGGCGATCCGGGCCTTTTTCAGGGGACTGCCGAGATAGAGACCCTTCTGACCGAAGAACTCGGATCACTGCTCCACCTCTCCGGGGTATGCGGCTATGCGACGTCCGGCGGGACGGAGTCCAATATCCAGGCATTGCGGATAGCCCGGAAGGCAAAACCCGTTGCATCGCCGAATGTCGTCGTCCCGGAGTCGGCTCATTTCTCCTTTGAGAAGGCCTGTGATCTCCTCGGCCTTGAGATGCGCACCGTCCCCTCGGACGGAAGGTACCGAATGGATGTGGATGCGGCGGAACGCTTCATTGACGACCAGACGATTGCCCTTGTAGGGATCGCCGGGACGACCGAATATGGTGTTGTCGATCCGATCGAGCGCCTTGCCGAACTTGCCCTCGAACGACAGGTCCACCTCCATGTGGATGCCGCCTTCGGGGGGTTGGTCCTCCCGTTTCTCGAAGACGCACCGGTCTTTGATTTCCGTCTGGATGGTGTCGCAAGCATCTCTGTGGACCCGCACAAGATGGGGATGTCGACGATTCCCGTCGGATGCCTCCTGACGCGGGAAGAATCGATGCTCTGCGCCCTCAATGTTGATACCCCGTACCTGACTGTAAAAAAGGAGTTCACTCTTGCAGGGACCCGCCCGGGCGGTGCGGTCGTCGGGGCATGGGCCGTCCTTCAGCTCCTTGGACGGGATGGCTTTACCCGGATCGTCCGGGAGTGCATGGACAGGACACGCCTTCTGATTGACGGCATGGAAGGCTACGGCTACCCTGTCGTCGTCGAACCCGAGGTCAATGTCGCCGCCTTCGAGTGCCCGAATACCCCGGAGGGATGGCAGGTCTCCCGGACACGGGACGGCCATATGCGCATCGTCTGCATGCCGCATGTCTCCACACAGGCGATTGAGAATTTTTTGCATGATATAGGTGAAATGAATGTTTGA
- a CDS encoding METTL5 family protein: MKIRHLEMELETLEGFERPEAALEQYATPATVAARFLHEADRRGDIRGLRVLDLGCGAGILSCGAWMLGAGEVIGIDIDGAALDVARRNAACIDADITFLEGDIAGMTVPPADSVIMNPPFGAQRVHADRPFIDAGLASAEVVWGIFNAGSARFVEAYIRGRGVVDTLITHRFPISRTFAHHTKDRVTIPVEFIRIVREEGA; encoded by the coding sequence GTGAAAATCCGGCACCTGGAGATGGAACTCGAGACTCTGGAGGGGTTCGAACGGCCCGAGGCGGCCCTCGAGCAGTATGCCACGCCTGCAACGGTGGCGGCGCGGTTTCTCCATGAGGCAGACCGGCGGGGGGACATTCGGGGCCTCCGGGTGCTTGACCTCGGGTGCGGTGCGGGGATTCTCTCGTGCGGTGCGTGGATGCTCGGCGCCGGTGAAGTGATCGGCATCGATATCGACGGGGCGGCCCTGGATGTGGCACGGCGCAATGCAGCCTGCATCGATGCGGATATCACCTTTCTGGAAGGAGATATCGCCGGAATGACCGTCCCGCCCGCTGACTCCGTGATCATGAACCCGCCCTTTGGTGCCCAGCGTGTCCATGCCGACCGACCGTTCATCGATGCGGGGCTCGCATCTGCAGAGGTGGTGTGGGGGATCTTCAATGCCGGGTCGGCGAGATTTGTGGAGGCCTACATCCGTGGCCGCGGGGTGGTGGATACGCTCATCACACACCGGTTTCCCATCTCGCGAACCTTTGCGCATCACACGAAGGACCGGGTGACGATCCCGGTGGAATTCATCCGCATCGTGCGGGAGGAGGGAGCATGA
- a CDS encoding MFS transporter, with amino-acid sequence MNETRAIFGLSAAHVVTDIYSPVIAAILPLLIVQNNYSYFMAGLIVTVWNLTSSFTQPVFGWLYDARGKAVPVKVTILICAVFISAIGLVQSYWVILLFAVCAALGHALFHPAALGLVSRLAHGPARGRLTSFFVVGGNIGFAVGPIIAGGLVALYGLHGLALMVIPAVLMAFVLHRILPSEQEVAAIPQPPRMVGGDVADQRRMVRAAGILVSGSAFRAWAIFGSVAFLPTFLHQVKGLDIVSANLLVSCMLFAGVLGQVIVGTLSDTYGRKELVLFFTALSIPFFLLFMATSGMLSFVFLIAFGFALWSTFSTTVTMAHELVPGNVGLVSGLMLGLAVGAGGAGVAVSGFYADMTSLAASMQLFVLPVLVALVLFFLVPYPWRRSVSAQRKDI; translated from the coding sequence ATGAACGAGACACGTGCCATCTTCGGCCTCTCTGCGGCGCATGTGGTGACCGACATCTACTCCCCGGTCATCGCCGCCATTCTTCCGCTCCTCATTGTCCAGAACAATTATAGCTACTTCATGGCTGGGCTCATCGTCACGGTGTGGAATCTGACCTCCTCGTTTACCCAACCGGTCTTCGGGTGGCTCTACGACGCACGGGGGAAGGCCGTCCCGGTGAAGGTGACGATACTCATCTGTGCGGTCTTCATATCGGCCATCGGGCTGGTGCAGTCATACTGGGTGATCCTTCTCTTTGCCGTCTGTGCGGCGCTTGGGCATGCTCTCTTCCACCCGGCTGCGCTCGGGCTCGTCTCCCGGCTGGCGCACGGCCCGGCCCGCGGGCGGCTCACCTCCTTCTTCGTGGTGGGGGGCAACATCGGCTTTGCCGTGGGGCCGATCATTGCCGGCGGTCTGGTGGCCCTCTACGGACTTCATGGTCTGGCCCTTATGGTGATCCCTGCCGTCCTCATGGCGTTTGTCCTCCACCGCATTCTCCCGTCGGAACAGGAGGTGGCGGCGATACCGCAGCCTCCCCGGATGGTCGGCGGTGACGTGGCGGACCAGCGGCGAATGGTCCGTGCAGCAGGGATCCTCGTCAGCGGTTCGGCGTTTCGGGCCTGGGCGATATTCGGTTCAGTGGCGTTTCTTCCGACCTTCCTGCACCAGGTCAAGGGGCTCGACATCGTCTCCGCCAACCTTCTCGTCTCCTGCATGCTCTTTGCCGGAGTGCTCGGACAGGTGATCGTCGGCACCCTCTCGGATACCTATGGGAGAAAGGAGCTTGTGCTCTTCTTTACCGCACTCTCCATCCCGTTCTTCCTGCTCTTCATGGCAACGTCCGGGATGCTGTCGTTTGTGTTTCTCATCGCATTCGGATTTGCCCTGTGGTCCACCTTCTCGACGACGGTTACCATGGCACATGAACTGGTTCCCGGCAATGTCGGCCTGGTCTCCGGACTGATGCTCGGTCTTGCCGTAGGGGCGGGGGGGGCAGGGGTGGCGGTCAGTGGTTTCTATGCAGATATGACGAGCCTTGCCGCATCGATGCAACTCTTTGTCCTGCCGGTCCTTGTTGCCCTCGTGCTCTTCTTCCTCGTCCCCTATCCATGGAGGCGGTCGGTATCGGCACAGAGAAAGGATATTTAG
- the dph2 gene encoding diphthamide biosynthesis enzyme Dph2 yields the protein MSSILTSDLLARIRATGARRLSLQFPEGLKRQAFPVARALRAEGYDVIISGDPCYGACDLAEDTLAFADVLVHFGHAPVEDRDGVIYEYVRYDFDPAVVEAVIPLLRETEVGLVTTIQHAHLIDDIAGVLESHGITAVIRDGAPRAPFRGQVLGCSFEAAKRTGAREVLFVGTGVFHPIGIRLATGARVVAFDPVTGTAGEVDADALLRRRFAQIEKARDAASTGIILSTKTGQARREEARRLLGLREGAFCITLREVSPDALLNLGFGCYVNTACPRLAYDDQVRFPVPVLSPPEYEIVCGVRDWDDYQIDEIR from the coding sequence ATGTCATCAATACTTACTTCTGATCTCCTTGCCCGTATCCGGGCTACCGGTGCCCGGCGGCTCTCCCTCCAGTTCCCCGAGGGACTCAAGAGGCAGGCATTCCCCGTTGCACGTGCCCTGAGAGCGGAAGGGTACGACGTGATCATCAGCGGAGACCCCTGTTACGGCGCCTGCGATCTCGCCGAGGATACCCTCGCCTTCGCAGACGTTCTCGTCCACTTCGGGCACGCCCCGGTGGAGGACCGGGACGGTGTCATCTACGAATACGTCAGGTACGATTTTGACCCGGCGGTGGTGGAGGCGGTCATCCCTCTTCTTCGGGAAACAGAGGTGGGGCTTGTCACCACCATCCAGCACGCCCATCTCATCGACGATATCGCAGGGGTGCTCGAGTCCCACGGGATCACCGCGGTTATCCGGGACGGTGCACCACGGGCGCCCTTCAGGGGGCAGGTGCTCGGCTGCTCCTTCGAGGCCGCAAAACGAACCGGGGCACGTGAGGTTCTCTTCGTCGGGACGGGAGTCTTCCATCCCATCGGCATCCGGCTTGCGACGGGTGCGAGGGTCGTGGCATTCGACCCCGTGACCGGAACGGCGGGGGAGGTCGATGCCGACGCTCTTCTCCGGCGCCGGTTTGCCCAGATAGAAAAGGCGCGGGATGCGGCGAGCACCGGTATCATTCTCTCGACGAAGACCGGACAGGCCCGCCGGGAGGAGGCCCGCCGCCTTCTTGGTCTCCGGGAAGGAGCATTCTGCATCACGCTTCGTGAGGTCTCCCCCGATGCGCTGCTGAATCTCGGCTTCGGGTGTTATGTCAATACCGCATGTCCCCGGCTTGCCTATGACGACCAGGTCCGCTTTCCCGTCCCCGTTCTCTCCCCGCCTGAGTATGAGATTGTCTGCGGGGTCAGGGACTGGGACGACTACCAGATCGATGAGATCAGGTGA